The Siniperca chuatsi isolate FFG_IHB_CAS linkage group LG2, ASM2008510v1, whole genome shotgun sequence genome window below encodes:
- the LOC122888683 gene encoding tubulin monoglycylase TTLL3-like isoform X6 has protein sequence MRADVSMEATRSRQSVQLGQKGHQATDRRCTPCPDSGGPSKDQKVTAVVQQCNQDEGKSLQTTTPPEGKVRHSFVSPPVLNPERLRTAKGHVDKAVKMHKVFSVQGPYPVIRAALRARGWVEQRMHRRNHRAHQRHSDESRASSNDAGDSDDDDDDVEKEQDPDGLYDLMSRLVRNEMVYFYWTNRRDAINTNSLQKEQITNHFAKAGTFTTKVGLCVNLRNLHWFDSADPETFFPRCYRLGAQDEKHAFIEDYRRTACTSLLKYIVEREQGVQEEGTSHNIRAVQDQRKHSKQRSRPVVLSQMIDSALKVCQEFLESLEHSDIDISLETPQTLTKEEWAEFIDSYYLVVHGGAEIENSDHFVTCCKAMLQRLVEVSPQLDIDGIHNIWIIKPGAKSRGRGIKCAKRLDQILQLVNGDPTLIKESKWVVQKYLERPLLVHGTKFDVRQWFLVTDWNPLTVWFYKKCYLRFSTQPYSLDTLDSSVHLCNNSIQKHLKPSQQRHRGIPSDNMWSDDQFRTFLSSQGRDAQWQTVVVPGMKRAVIHALQTTQDLMESRKNTFELYGADFMLGRDLRPWLIEINASPTMAPSTTVTARLCAAVQEDTLRVVLDRRADRTANTGDFQLIYRQAAVEVPQYVGVNLLVEGFKIKCPCALPPLRSSIRSAPKHQGPVKEKEPAADKAKLLPKMLSKSAETPLKNTSSGVPPPPPLPPELPVPVPIETFTLHLPMTVKSIHLPISAQSHSVFLWKRRPEVSKVCSEKVQPCTTEKHQGLSLPPEITVSKQPTQAATSTLSA, from the exons ATGAGAGCTGATGTTAGTATGGAGGCCACCAGGTCCAGACAGTCTGTCCAGCTGGGCCAGAAGGGACACCAGGCTACTGATAGACGCTGCACACCATGCCCAGACAgtg GAGGCCCGTCTAAGGATCAGAAGGTCACAGCTGTGGTCCAGCAATGCAACCAAGATGAAGGCAAAAGCCTGCAAACAA cTACACCTCCTGAGGGCAAAGTTCGGCACAGTTTTGTCAGTCCACCTGTTCTTAACCCAGAAAGACTGAGGACAGCCAAAGGCCATGTGGACAAAGCTGTCAAG atGCATAAGGTATTCTCTGTCCAGGGCCCTTACCCCGTCATCAGGGCAGCGTTGAGGGCCAGAGGCTGGGTTGAGCAGCGTATGCATCGCCGAAACCACCGTGCTCACCAGCGTCACAGCGATGAGAGCAGAGCCAGCTCCAATGATGCTGGTGACAGCGATGACGACGACG ACGATGTCGAAAAAGAGCAGGATCCAGATGGACTATATGACCTCATG TCTCGCCTGGTGCGGAATGAAATGGTTTATTTCTATTGGACAAACCGCAGAGATGCCATCAACACCAACAGCTTGCAAAAAGAACAGATTACCAATCATTTTGCAAAGGCAGGCACCTTCACCACCAAG GTGGGGCTGTGTGTGAACCTGAGGAACCTGCACTGGTTTGATTCAGCTGACCCAGAGACCTTCTTCCCCCGCTGTTACAGACTAGGAGCACAGGATGAGAAGCATGCTTTCATTG AGGACTACCGGAGGACAGCCTGCACCAGTCTTTTGAAGTACATTGTGGAGAGGGAGCAGGGTGTTCAGGAAGAGGGAACGAGCCACAACATTCGGGCTGTTCAAG ATCAGAggaaacacagcaaacagcgATCTAGACCAGTGGTCCTTTCCCAAATGATTGACAGCGCACTCAAAGTATGTCAGGAGTTCCTGGAGAGTCTGGAGCATAGTGACATAGATATAAGCTTGGAGACACCACAAACACTTACAAAGGAGGAGTGGGCAGAGTTTATTGACAGTTACTACCTTGTTGTTCA TGGCGGAGCAGAGATCGAGAACAGTGATCATTTTGTGACCTGCTGCAAAGCCATGCTACAGAGGCTGGTGGAGGTCAGTCCACAGCTGGACATAGACGGCATACACAACATCTGGATCATCAAACCTGGAGCTAAGTCCAGGGGCAGAG GTATCAAATGTGCCAAGCGTCTGGATCAGATCCTCCAGCTGGTGAATGGTGATCCAACCCTAATCAAGGAAAGCAAGTGGGTGGTGCAGAAGTACCTGGAGCGACCCTTGCTGGTCCATGGCACCAAATTTGACGTGCGGCAGTGGTTCCTGGTCACCGACTGGAACCCTCTGACCGTGTGGTTCTATAAAAAGTGCTACTTGCGCTTTTCTACGCAGCCTTACTCGCTAGATACACTGGACAG CTCTGTCCACCTGTGCAATAACTCCATCCAGAAGCACCTGAAGCCCTCCCAGCAACGCCATCGAGGTATCCCATCAGACAACATGTGGTCAGATGATCAGTTCAGGACCTTTCTGTCCAGCCAGGGCCGGGATGCTCAGTGGCAGACTGTGGTAGTCCCGGGGATGAAGAGGGCTGTGATCCACGCAttacagacaacacaggatCTCATGGAGTCAcgcaaaaacacatttgagcTCTACGGCGCTGACTTCATGTTAG GTCGTGACCTGCGTCCATGGCTGATAGAAATCAATGCCAGTCCCACTATGGCTCCTTCCACCACTGTAACGGCACgcctctgtgctgctgtgcagGAAGACACATTACGAGTCGTCCTGGACCGGAGAGCAGACCGCACTGCAAACACTGGAGACTTTCAGCTCATATATAGGCAG GCAGCAGTAGAAGTGCCACAGTATGTGGGAGTCAACCTACTTGTTGAGGGCTTCAAGATCAAATGCCCCTGCGCACTTCCTCCACTGAGGTCCTCCATCCGTTCAGCACCAAAACACCAGGGCCCCGTCAAGGAGAAGGAACCTGCAGCAGATAAAGCAAAGCTTCTGCCTAAGATGTTGTCTAAAAGTGCAGAGACTCCGCTCAAGAACACCAGCAGTGGGGTTccgccacctcctcctcttcctcctgagcTGCCTGTGCCCGTCCCTATTGAAACCTTCACACTTCACCTGCCAATGACTGTGAAGTCCATCCACCTGCCCATCAGCGCCCAGTCTCACTCAGTATTTTTGTGGAAGAGGAGACCAGAGGTATCAAAAGTCTGCTCAGAGAAAGTCCAACCCTGTACCACAGAGAAGCACCAAGGTCTTTCTTTGCCTCCAGAGATCACCGTTTCAAAACAGCCCACACAAGCAGCCACCAGCACCTTGAGTGCCTAA
- the LOC122888683 gene encoding tubulin monoglycylase TTLL3-like isoform X7, protein MVTINRLRVGLTVRSSGETQPAPELIHLWTSAGGPSKDQKVTAVVQQCNQDEGKSLQTSVSATPPEGKVRHSFVSPPVLNPERLRTAKGHVDKAVKMHKVFSVQGPYPVIRAALRARGWVEQRMHRRNHRAHQRHSDESRASSNDAGDSDDDDDDVEKEQDPDGLYDLMSRLVRNEMVYFYWTNRRDAINTNSLQKEQITNHFAKAGTFTTKVGLCVNLRNLHWFDSADPETFFPRCYRLGAQDEKHAFIEDYRRTACTSLLKYIVEREQGVQEEGTSHNIRAVQDQRKHSKQRSRPVVLSQMIDSALKVCQEFLESLEHSDIDISLETPQTLTKEEWAEFIDSYYLVVHGGAEIENSDHFVTCCKAMLQRLVEVSPQLDIDGIHNIWIIKPGAKSRGRGIKCAKRLDQILQLVNGDPTLIKESKWVVQKYLERPLLVHGTKFDVRQWFLVTDWNPLTVWFYKKCYLRFSTQPYSLDTLDSSVHLCNNSIQKHLKPSQQRHRGIPSDNMWSDDQFRTFLSSQGRDAQWQTVVVPGMKRAVIHALQTTQDLMESRKNTFELYGADFMLGRDLRPWLIEINASPTMAPSTTVTARLCAAVQEDTLRVVLDRRADRTANTGDFQLIYRQAAVEVPQYVGVNLLVEGFKIKCPCALPPLRSSIRSAPKHQGPVKEKEPAADKAKLLPKMLSKSAETPLKNTSSGVPPPPPLPPELPVPVPIETFTLHLPMTVKSIHLPISAQSHSVFLWKRRPEVSKVCSEKVQPCTTEKHQGLSLPPEITVSKQPTQAATSTLSA, encoded by the exons atggtaacaataaacaggTTGAGAGTCGGGCTCACCGTGCGTTCCTCCGGTGAAACTCAACCGGCACCGGAGTTAATACACCTGTGGACCTCAGCAG GAGGCCCGTCTAAGGATCAGAAGGTCACAGCTGTGGTCCAGCAATGCAACCAAGATGAAGGCAAAAGCCTGCAAACAA gtgtgtcagcTACACCTCCTGAGGGCAAAGTTCGGCACAGTTTTGTCAGTCCACCTGTTCTTAACCCAGAAAGACTGAGGACAGCCAAAGGCCATGTGGACAAAGCTGTCAAG atGCATAAGGTATTCTCTGTCCAGGGCCCTTACCCCGTCATCAGGGCAGCGTTGAGGGCCAGAGGCTGGGTTGAGCAGCGTATGCATCGCCGAAACCACCGTGCTCACCAGCGTCACAGCGATGAGAGCAGAGCCAGCTCCAATGATGCTGGTGACAGCGATGACGACGACG ACGATGTCGAAAAAGAGCAGGATCCAGATGGACTATATGACCTCATG TCTCGCCTGGTGCGGAATGAAATGGTTTATTTCTATTGGACAAACCGCAGAGATGCCATCAACACCAACAGCTTGCAAAAAGAACAGATTACCAATCATTTTGCAAAGGCAGGCACCTTCACCACCAAG GTGGGGCTGTGTGTGAACCTGAGGAACCTGCACTGGTTTGATTCAGCTGACCCAGAGACCTTCTTCCCCCGCTGTTACAGACTAGGAGCACAGGATGAGAAGCATGCTTTCATTG AGGACTACCGGAGGACAGCCTGCACCAGTCTTTTGAAGTACATTGTGGAGAGGGAGCAGGGTGTTCAGGAAGAGGGAACGAGCCACAACATTCGGGCTGTTCAAG ATCAGAggaaacacagcaaacagcgATCTAGACCAGTGGTCCTTTCCCAAATGATTGACAGCGCACTCAAAGTATGTCAGGAGTTCCTGGAGAGTCTGGAGCATAGTGACATAGATATAAGCTTGGAGACACCACAAACACTTACAAAGGAGGAGTGGGCAGAGTTTATTGACAGTTACTACCTTGTTGTTCA TGGCGGAGCAGAGATCGAGAACAGTGATCATTTTGTGACCTGCTGCAAAGCCATGCTACAGAGGCTGGTGGAGGTCAGTCCACAGCTGGACATAGACGGCATACACAACATCTGGATCATCAAACCTGGAGCTAAGTCCAGGGGCAGAG GTATCAAATGTGCCAAGCGTCTGGATCAGATCCTCCAGCTGGTGAATGGTGATCCAACCCTAATCAAGGAAAGCAAGTGGGTGGTGCAGAAGTACCTGGAGCGACCCTTGCTGGTCCATGGCACCAAATTTGACGTGCGGCAGTGGTTCCTGGTCACCGACTGGAACCCTCTGACCGTGTGGTTCTATAAAAAGTGCTACTTGCGCTTTTCTACGCAGCCTTACTCGCTAGATACACTGGACAG CTCTGTCCACCTGTGCAATAACTCCATCCAGAAGCACCTGAAGCCCTCCCAGCAACGCCATCGAGGTATCCCATCAGACAACATGTGGTCAGATGATCAGTTCAGGACCTTTCTGTCCAGCCAGGGCCGGGATGCTCAGTGGCAGACTGTGGTAGTCCCGGGGATGAAGAGGGCTGTGATCCACGCAttacagacaacacaggatCTCATGGAGTCAcgcaaaaacacatttgagcTCTACGGCGCTGACTTCATGTTAG GTCGTGACCTGCGTCCATGGCTGATAGAAATCAATGCCAGTCCCACTATGGCTCCTTCCACCACTGTAACGGCACgcctctgtgctgctgtgcagGAAGACACATTACGAGTCGTCCTGGACCGGAGAGCAGACCGCACTGCAAACACTGGAGACTTTCAGCTCATATATAGGCAG GCAGCAGTAGAAGTGCCACAGTATGTGGGAGTCAACCTACTTGTTGAGGGCTTCAAGATCAAATGCCCCTGCGCACTTCCTCCACTGAGGTCCTCCATCCGTTCAGCACCAAAACACCAGGGCCCCGTCAAGGAGAAGGAACCTGCAGCAGATAAAGCAAAGCTTCTGCCTAAGATGTTGTCTAAAAGTGCAGAGACTCCGCTCAAGAACACCAGCAGTGGGGTTccgccacctcctcctcttcctcctgagcTGCCTGTGCCCGTCCCTATTGAAACCTTCACACTTCACCTGCCAATGACTGTGAAGTCCATCCACCTGCCCATCAGCGCCCAGTCTCACTCAGTATTTTTGTGGAAGAGGAGACCAGAGGTATCAAAAGTCTGCTCAGAGAAAGTCCAACCCTGTACCACAGAGAAGCACCAAGGTCTTTCTTTGCCTCCAGAGATCACCGTTTCAAAACAGCCCACACAAGCAGCCACCAGCACCTTGAGTGCCTAA
- the LOC122888683 gene encoding tubulin monoglycylase TTLL3-like isoform X5 yields the protein MRADVSMEATRSRQSVQLGQKGHQATDRRCTPCPDSGGPSKDQKVTAVVQQCNQDEGKSLQTSVSATPPEGKVRHSFVSPPVLNPERLRTAKGHVDKAVKMHKVFSVQGPYPVIRAALRARGWVEQRMHRRNHRAHQRHSDESRASSNDAGDSDDDDDDVEKEQDPDGLYDLMSRLVRNEMVYFYWTNRRDAINTNSLQKEQITNHFAKAGTFTTKVGLCVNLRNLHWFDSADPETFFPRCYRLGAQDEKHAFIEDYRRTACTSLLKYIVEREQGVQEEGTSHNIRAVQDQRKHSKQRSRPVVLSQMIDSALKVCQEFLESLEHSDIDISLETPQTLTKEEWAEFIDSYYLVVHGGAEIENSDHFVTCCKAMLQRLVEVSPQLDIDGIHNIWIIKPGAKSRGRGIKCAKRLDQILQLVNGDPTLIKESKWVVQKYLERPLLVHGTKFDVRQWFLVTDWNPLTVWFYKKCYLRFSTQPYSLDTLDSSVHLCNNSIQKHLKPSQQRHRGIPSDNMWSDDQFRTFLSSQGRDAQWQTVVVPGMKRAVIHALQTTQDLMESRKNTFELYGADFMLGRDLRPWLIEINASPTMAPSTTVTARLCAAVQEDTLRVVLDRRADRTANTGDFQLIYRQAAVEVPQYVGVNLLVEGFKIKCPCALPPLRSSIRSAPKHQGPVKEKEPAADKAKLLPKMLSKSAETPLKNTSSGVPPPPPLPPELPVPVPIETFTLHLPMTVKSIHLPISAQSHSVFLWKRRPEVSKVCSEKVQPCTTEKHQGLSLPPEITVSKQPTQAATSTLSA from the exons ATGAGAGCTGATGTTAGTATGGAGGCCACCAGGTCCAGACAGTCTGTCCAGCTGGGCCAGAAGGGACACCAGGCTACTGATAGACGCTGCACACCATGCCCAGACAgtg GAGGCCCGTCTAAGGATCAGAAGGTCACAGCTGTGGTCCAGCAATGCAACCAAGATGAAGGCAAAAGCCTGCAAACAA gtgtgtcagcTACACCTCCTGAGGGCAAAGTTCGGCACAGTTTTGTCAGTCCACCTGTTCTTAACCCAGAAAGACTGAGGACAGCCAAAGGCCATGTGGACAAAGCTGTCAAG atGCATAAGGTATTCTCTGTCCAGGGCCCTTACCCCGTCATCAGGGCAGCGTTGAGGGCCAGAGGCTGGGTTGAGCAGCGTATGCATCGCCGAAACCACCGTGCTCACCAGCGTCACAGCGATGAGAGCAGAGCCAGCTCCAATGATGCTGGTGACAGCGATGACGACGACG ACGATGTCGAAAAAGAGCAGGATCCAGATGGACTATATGACCTCATG TCTCGCCTGGTGCGGAATGAAATGGTTTATTTCTATTGGACAAACCGCAGAGATGCCATCAACACCAACAGCTTGCAAAAAGAACAGATTACCAATCATTTTGCAAAGGCAGGCACCTTCACCACCAAG GTGGGGCTGTGTGTGAACCTGAGGAACCTGCACTGGTTTGATTCAGCTGACCCAGAGACCTTCTTCCCCCGCTGTTACAGACTAGGAGCACAGGATGAGAAGCATGCTTTCATTG AGGACTACCGGAGGACAGCCTGCACCAGTCTTTTGAAGTACATTGTGGAGAGGGAGCAGGGTGTTCAGGAAGAGGGAACGAGCCACAACATTCGGGCTGTTCAAG ATCAGAggaaacacagcaaacagcgATCTAGACCAGTGGTCCTTTCCCAAATGATTGACAGCGCACTCAAAGTATGTCAGGAGTTCCTGGAGAGTCTGGAGCATAGTGACATAGATATAAGCTTGGAGACACCACAAACACTTACAAAGGAGGAGTGGGCAGAGTTTATTGACAGTTACTACCTTGTTGTTCA TGGCGGAGCAGAGATCGAGAACAGTGATCATTTTGTGACCTGCTGCAAAGCCATGCTACAGAGGCTGGTGGAGGTCAGTCCACAGCTGGACATAGACGGCATACACAACATCTGGATCATCAAACCTGGAGCTAAGTCCAGGGGCAGAG GTATCAAATGTGCCAAGCGTCTGGATCAGATCCTCCAGCTGGTGAATGGTGATCCAACCCTAATCAAGGAAAGCAAGTGGGTGGTGCAGAAGTACCTGGAGCGACCCTTGCTGGTCCATGGCACCAAATTTGACGTGCGGCAGTGGTTCCTGGTCACCGACTGGAACCCTCTGACCGTGTGGTTCTATAAAAAGTGCTACTTGCGCTTTTCTACGCAGCCTTACTCGCTAGATACACTGGACAG CTCTGTCCACCTGTGCAATAACTCCATCCAGAAGCACCTGAAGCCCTCCCAGCAACGCCATCGAGGTATCCCATCAGACAACATGTGGTCAGATGATCAGTTCAGGACCTTTCTGTCCAGCCAGGGCCGGGATGCTCAGTGGCAGACTGTGGTAGTCCCGGGGATGAAGAGGGCTGTGATCCACGCAttacagacaacacaggatCTCATGGAGTCAcgcaaaaacacatttgagcTCTACGGCGCTGACTTCATGTTAG GTCGTGACCTGCGTCCATGGCTGATAGAAATCAATGCCAGTCCCACTATGGCTCCTTCCACCACTGTAACGGCACgcctctgtgctgctgtgcagGAAGACACATTACGAGTCGTCCTGGACCGGAGAGCAGACCGCACTGCAAACACTGGAGACTTTCAGCTCATATATAGGCAG GCAGCAGTAGAAGTGCCACAGTATGTGGGAGTCAACCTACTTGTTGAGGGCTTCAAGATCAAATGCCCCTGCGCACTTCCTCCACTGAGGTCCTCCATCCGTTCAGCACCAAAACACCAGGGCCCCGTCAAGGAGAAGGAACCTGCAGCAGATAAAGCAAAGCTTCTGCCTAAGATGTTGTCTAAAAGTGCAGAGACTCCGCTCAAGAACACCAGCAGTGGGGTTccgccacctcctcctcttcctcctgagcTGCCTGTGCCCGTCCCTATTGAAACCTTCACACTTCACCTGCCAATGACTGTGAAGTCCATCCACCTGCCCATCAGCGCCCAGTCTCACTCAGTATTTTTGTGGAAGAGGAGACCAGAGGTATCAAAAGTCTGCTCAGAGAAAGTCCAACCCTGTACCACAGAGAAGCACCAAGGTCTTTCTTTGCCTCCAGAGATCACCGTTTCAAAACAGCCCACACAAGCAGCCACCAGCACCTTGAGTGCCTAA